The DNA sequence CCCATTGGGGGACATGTGTCTCTGGccaaagtgctgcagcagctgcagaacagtacattgtgCAACAAACAACGAATCACAAGGACATGTCGTGTAAGACCCGGAATGATAATGCAGAAGACAATTGAGTTGAATATGGCACCTGccattaaaacacttaaaattataaaacactaaaaggatatAAGGCATAAAAGATGACAAAGTAATACTGGCTTTAAAACCTAAACACCAGAGCGAGAATGTGCCAGACAAAGTGCACATAAAATActgtttgtctttatacatataggtataatatatatattgtgtgtgtatatatatacatgtagaTTTGGCAGTAAAACAATGTCGATTATTTGATCGCAAGTTTCGAcaatagaaatataataaaagtccATTGTGAACCGATATAATGTTTATGCAttgtgcacagtgaggaggttgTTTGTCGTGtgctgctcataaagaagagtttaaaaccacaaacttccCTCAGGAGCAAAAgcctttaaacttaaaagaaattataatgtgacatttatcgaTACCAACTGATATGAACATGTTTATCTCGATAAAATGTTCATCACCCATCTTTATAATAGCCTCATTATAATTGACACAGAAGGGGGTGCTTATATCCACCCACATCATCCATGATTCCATTGTCTTAGGTACCTTGCTCCAGCTTCCAGCGATGGAGATATTTCATGTTGTATATCTGGTGTCTGTGAATATAAATCATCAGAACAGTTCTTTGTCTGTTCAAGTGAGTCCGTCAGATACAAAGATAGTCTGCTTTAGAGGTTAAGGCCTTTATACATTGGTTTACCCACACAGCTAGCAAGCCAGACACACCTGCATTATAAACAAGCCACCATATACTTCATATTCTGGATTAATGAAGGATTGTGTATCTCATTGCAGTCGCGAAGTGACTCCTCGGCTCCATGTCTGCTGAGGCCTCAGTTGGCAGTCATGCTGCCGACTCTGCCCAGTTTGATGTTTCCCAGCCTGCCTGCCACAGCACGGACGAGCACAGAAGTCGGGGGCTGCTGGGGAGCAAGTATGTCAAGTTAAATGTGGGTGGCTCACTGCATTATACAACTGTCCAGACGTTAAGCAAGGAAGACAGTCTGCTGCGGAGCATATGCAACGGAGGAACGGAGGTTAACATCGACTCTGAAGGTGGGTGGATCTGGCTGTCAGCTCAacactgttgtttctgttgaacTAACGTCTTGAAAGCTGTGTCACTGATATCAGAATTTCAAACTAATGTTTCTAATATAATAGTTTGGTCAGGTGCTTTTGACATCATAAAAATTGTTTCTTAGTAAAATTACAGAGCTAGTTTGACATCAGTCTCTTTAGTGAAACATTGCATTTGATTCAGATGTAAAACAATCTGCCAAATTTTATGAACTTGGACAAGTCTCACACTGTTGGTCTCATTCAGTTTTGTGCTATTGTCCAAAACCAACTTAAATTGGTGTGGATATAATGTGGCCTTGAGAATCAACAATAATGACATTAACTGAAGGTGTTCAGACTGTTCTTATTGAACCACATCTGTCTCACACACCATTGGTCTACTAGAaaaggtgaaaaagaaaattgaaaaatgcaaaaattacaaatattttccCCCTGCGGTCCCAGGTTGGGTCATTTTGGACAGGTGTGGCCGACATTTTGGGCTAGTGTTGAACTTCCTGCGAGACGGTTCAGTACCACTCCCAGAGGATCACAAAGAGTTGGATGAGATTCTGAAGGAGGCCCAGTACTATCGGGTCCAGGGACTCGTACAGCACTGTCTCACTGCCATGCAggtaaatagattttttttcttacaccattttttattaattattatttgagtATATTCATTCAATTAATCGGTCAACTTATAAGttagaaaaacatgttaaacTCATGTATATGTGAATGTACTTTCTTTGTTTACCCTCAGAAGCAGAAGGATGTCTTTGAAAGTGTTTGCCGCATCCCCATGATTACCTCAGCCAAAGAGGAACAGAGGATGATTGCTACTTGTAGAAAGGTAAGTAGCATTTTACCCAAATCCAATAGATCACTGACAATTAAGTGTATATTAGCCTAGTAGCTGTCAAATCCTAGAATAACAGATGGTTTGAAGAGACTTAGAATTGGTATCCATAAAAATTGTAGTCTGCTGGAAGTGTGAATCATTATTAAGTAAATTGCAGCTTAAGAATTAATTTCTTTCACAAAATGTGAACTCTAACAGGAAATTGAAGTTGGttctgtttgtatgtatgtagaATTTGTAAAGACAATTTCCCACTCATAGAATACAGAATAACCCGGATTCATTCCTGATTCTTCTCTCTACAGCCGGTAGTAAAATTGCAGaacaacagaggaaacaacaaaTACTCTTACACCAGGTAAAAATGAAGGCTGGCTGAATGTACACAGAcaatatgaaaaacaatatgGCCAGTCACATTCTGCTACAGGAAATCATCTCGGTGGATTTTGAGAGTTTGATTtgctctttgtctctccctGTCACCAGCAACTCTGATGATAACCTGCTGAAGAACATTGAACTGTTTGACAAACTCGTGCTACGATTTAACGGCCGGGTCCTGTTCGTCAAAGATGTGCTCGGGGATGAAATCTGCTGCTGGTCTTTCTATGGTGAAGGCCGCAAGATTGCTGAAGTATGCTGCACGTCTATTGTCTATGCTACTGAGAAGAAGCAGACCAAAGTAAGCATCACATTATGCGTAGTGCCATAACTAAATAAGTAAATGTGTCTATTTGCTCTCTGGCAGTTAGACAGTAGCCTTTTAGCTTAAATTAGCTGAGCACAAAGATTGGAGACAGGGAAACAACCAACCTGGCTCTGGCCAAAGGTAATGAAATCGACCCACAGATCACAAGCTCGCTAATTAACACATTTCTCGGTTAGAGCTAAGCATACAAAGATCAGCTACTCGCCACAAAACTTGaccagtttgttttctttttaggtGGAGTTTCCTGAAGCTCGAATCTTTGAAGAAACCCTCAATATCCTCATCTATGAGAATGGCAGAGGAACTGGCCCAGGAGGCTTACACCTCTTAGATTCAAGAGGCTCAGGTTCATCGCTGGGAGCTGGCCAGTCGGAGGAAGAGGGGGCTGTGGGAGGTGAAAGACGTGTAAGACGGATCCACGTGAGGAGGCATATAATGCATGACGAAAGAGGGCCCGGTCAGCAAACTGTGTATAAGGACTAATAATGTGAAACCGCGAGTGACttgatgtatgtttttttttttttggttgttagATGCTAGCAGAATGAAAGAAAGGTCCTTGATCATAGCAATAGCTTGGTAGTTGGTTATTTCCTGAAATGTCTTTAGGCGTCACGGCAGAAACATGGGTGTTGATGACTGATTTGGTAACAGTCATTTGGAGATGAAAGATGCTTCTgtttacatgaaaataaactgtCTACATTATTTAAATAGGAATTATGTAAGATTGCCTGGGACACGAAACTGGCATACAAATGAATACATGCAATTATTAAGGAGCCCCTTGAAAGTTACTGAATGGGCCTCAAAGTCCAACATCCACCCCAATGGTGGATTTAATCCCTGGATCAGAAGGCCGACTGTTAATGTTGGTGTTAATGACTTGCACTGgcagcctcctctgtgtttgactTGTAGGAAACACTGTCAGCTCATTCAGGTTGTGAAGCATCTGTTGCCTTTTCATAAGTTGGACTGAGATGCTGGCTGACAGTGTTGGAACAGAGGATGGTGAAGTTTAGATCAGATACGTTAACACTGGATAAACTGAGTAACCATTTTTTCGTGAGGATGTCCATGAATGAGATTGTTGAGCAGctcaattttctttatttaaatttttacaGCTGTTGCttcaagatgttttttattaattaatttatgaaCCTAATTTATTGTTTGGTATTTAACTTTTGTATTGTATGCAATCTTTGTGTTAACTTGTGCTCAAGTGAGGTTTCATTTTTGGAATGATATGATGCACTCTATAGCGCACATCAGACTAAATGACTAAATGGTAAActtacatttcagttttgtgtttcaAGAGGAAGAGAGACCACTTGTTTGAAACTGCATTTCATTCTGAGCCATGATTTTTCACTTACGCTTTATGTCTTATACCAAACCACTGGAATTTGTTCAAAGTAATTGGCCACACAGtgaagataaaaacatattGGGTTGTATTTTTCCTTCCCTTAGGGAgagaagtgttttctttctaatagTCACCGGTGTCTCGTGTAAACCTAATCACTCTGAATTCTGAAAAAAACTCTGAATGAGATCAATATGTGTCTCAGACCCTTCATAAAATCACCTTGGAATACATGAAAATATGCACTACTTTAACTTCCGTCCAATAGTGGTCATGGGAATGTTCTGAATAAATGACTTATGAAATTCAGCTTAAGCTTCTTGGTCTCAtttttccctcctttccttAAGTATAACAAGGAATGGACTCTAACACAACTTGTTTTTAAGACATCAGGAAGCTATAcacttatttattattcttattatttattaccATGCTCACTAGATATGCTCCAAAtcgttttcattcattcaaacagCTTATAATGGGAAATATTATTCAGATATTTGATACTATTGTGCTCTGTTATagatttcaattttttattattgcacaGTGTCCCTTGTTACTGAGAGACAGAACATCAGTCATAATGTTTttgcattaaagaaaaataatcaatcgtgtcaaaataatatataatatagaaaGGGCAGTCAAATTAAAAGGCAGATTCAACTGTTGATATTTCTTTAAACAaagttatttgttgtttttttacttttcagtttGAGATATGTAACATCTTGTAGGAAAGGTAAATTCCGGTTATCTATTACTATTATATatctgctaacatctactggtagttggtaacttaaaacGTACAAGGggtattcaccatctagtcctactttctaaaattacaaaattagTTAATAAAGCATCTTGCCATTAAAATAATCTCATTAATGGTAAAATGTTGGAgtctaaatatattttgatcTCTTTGACCAaatttcaaattgtatttacaCTCTTTAAAGttgcaaataaattaaaaacgtGATCAAACCTTGAGATAAATTAGACATTCAGTTTAACTTCTACAGAAAATTAGTACTAGTTTTTAATGACTAGTCCAGATCACAAAAAAGTCCAGTAGTTACAAACGACACAGAAAATCATCAACTTAGCGACACTACAGTTATATAAACATGCACATAGATGAATAAACAttagaaagaataaataatactcaatataacaatatatatataaatatctttgTTTTGCATTGTGACCGGATGTGGCGCCGGCGCGACGTCACTTCCGGGTATGTCAGGTGGTCGCGATGCCGCCAAAAAGGAAATAAGCGGAGAAACATGATGGTGTCAGAGAAAGTGACGGAGAGAATCCGCAGGTTCGTGTGCGATCAACTCCGGAATCAACCAGACTTGAGGTGGAGGCTTTAaagactttgtgtgtttgtgtgtttatgtgtttgtgttgagtcaGTGCAGTTTGAgttacaacaataacaacacaggCCCGTCTCCTGTTATATCAAATCCTAGTGAGGTCAAACTGCCGGATAACGTCCAGTTAAACCGTGTTTACGTCGCTGTGGCGGTGTTGTGGCCGCGTGCTGGTTTTGTTTGTCCGCGAACTTTAGCGGCACGAGGCGCAAAATGAAGTTTGTGTCGCAAAAACCAGTGTAAAGGTTACGTCTCGGTGCGAGGTGACAGCTGCCGAGTGGTATTCACCATCGTGTTTACGCTTTTTCACGACACCTGCTGGGGAACAGTGGGACAGACGACAGCTCAAAGTAAATTAAATGCtgcgttgttttttttttcacatcacaACTAGTTAccaacatttgcatttttcatatTAAGGAAACTTTTGCACATTGTCAGTATAACTAACACTTATTACAATAACATGTtagtaataaaacaaagacttagTAGAAAAGCATAAAACTAGGACAATggtgttttaaaaacaataaaaatggaTAAAAAGCAAGATAATAGAAGTAGGTTTTGAGctgtttcttaaaactatcaacagaagGAGCTTGTCTGATGTGTTGGTGGGAGTTTGTTTCTGAAGCTGCTCCCCCAAAAccttttgtttaattcatttttggGATATTTAGCAAGCCTGCGGTAGAAGACCTGAGGGAACAGTTTTGGGAACATACTCCGATAAACAATCAGAAATGTATGAGGATGCTGTACCGTTAAGAgacttcaaagtaaaatcattttaaagttcAAGGTCAGTGatactggaagccagtgtaaagaCGCTCAAACCAGAACAATGTGATCCCTTCTTAGAGgctgtatatttaaaatgatctcaaagacaaagaaaaatacatttcagtctTTCCCTGTCACATGAGTTTCACGTGTGTTTTACAAAAGGCTCGAGTGAAGAACATCTGTTTCTGCAATTCACCTCTTCCCTCTCCCACCTTGATGTAATCTGTCTAACGTCTTATTGCAGCACACTGACCTTGGGAATTTTAAAAAAACGATATCTGGTGCTGGTGGGACTCGAATCACTAAGTCCAGAGGACAGAAATTACATGAAGCAGGTGGTTGAAGAGGAACTGTCGAAAATGCAGGTATCTGAATTCTTCCCAAACAgcttgtatgtatatatatatatttaagtgtaGTTATGTTGGGGGGGTCATTTTCAGCTTgtcccccaccccccttctAGGAGATTGATGAAAATGGAGTTGAGCCGGAGACCGAGAAGCCCCACAAcaaaaggaagagagaaaaggaaaatgatgatgatgaggaggagagtgggatAGAAGACGAAGATGAATCCACGGCAAAGAAATCCCGACGTCAGATAAATTCAGGTAACTTggttatatttgttatttaccGAGTACGCAGACAATTATTCCTATTCTTTTTCAACCTAGTAATTACATTACTCTGACATTGTTTTAATTATAGTGAGTTCTGTTGCTTCTTTATAAACCAGGAAatgttttgtcttcttttgtGTGATGAATGACAGAATCTGAGGATAACGAGGGccacaaaacaggaagtgaggggagtgcagaggaagaaaacaagaaatctGGATCTGAGGATGCGGAGCAAGAGGTTGAAAAATCACAGCTAAAGAAAAGTGGAAATCTTAAACGTAAGAGGGAGGGTGAGGACTCTCCAGTAGAGGACGTGAGTGAGTCGGGAGGGTCAGACAGTGAAGGTCCAAAAGACATCGGGATAAAGAAAGAGAATTCTACAAAGAACACGCAAGGCAGCAGCAGTACAAGTCCTGGAAAGAAAACACCACAGAGTGATGAAGAGAATGAaactgacacagagagaaagtcGGAGAGGAGTGACCAGATCAACGAGTCTTCAGATGATAGTGAAAAAAGTGAGAATTTAAACTTTATACTTCCATCtaccacatttaaatgttcattcattcatagtatcttgagtttttttttttttttttgtgatacGACTTTCTGTTACTGTGCAGAAGAAAAAGTCCcagtgaaaaaggaaaacaaccaAGACTCAGATTCATCGGCACTCACCTCCTTGGACGATGACCAAGAAactgggaggaaaaaaaatgacgATGataagaaaactgtgaaaaaagatgaaaagaccAGCGGAGAAAAGGTGAGTCCATGAGTCATGTGATCAATCAAGTCCTCATCAtcttataaaaaaatgtataactGGCTTTTATTCATAAGTAATTTCAAGTGATTttatgatgtttatttttggtagttttaattttaatcaCTTTTACAGTGGTCATGTGATCTGAAATGTagttaatttaattgaatttaaatacagGCAGatacaaaaacatatttttgttgcAGTATTGTAACTGGAGCTCTATCGATATGGATTTTTGTGGGTCGATGCTGATGCTGAGCCCAATTTATACTGGCGTTGTTATCAAAGGACCCACTGTGCATTTGAAGTTATTAGAAAGAAGTTTGCAGAAATGCTAAACTGAACCATATAATTGACTTTGAGCGGAGTCGAGACACAAAGTTcaacatgaatgaaaaatgtttttactgaaacATAAGTTTGTGTATTGGGTCATTGTGGAATATAATATGGAATAAAGTCTTATCTTCTCAACCCGTCTGACCCCTgcaggatgaacacaaacaagtTGTGAGGCTCAAGCGCtacatttctctctgtggtgTGAAGCGGAATTACAAGAAGCTCCTCGATGACTGTCACTCTGTGCCCTCCATGGTGGCTGTTTTGAAGAAGGAGCTGGACGATCTTGGTGTCCAAGGTCATTAGATATATATTCACCTTTTTAACAGTACACAAATTCATGCCATGCTAGTTTTTTGAGTCCTAAAGTCAGGTGAATAAATGGTTATTTGCGGTCTCCGGAGCAAGATTTCAGATATTTTGACGTATTTTGTGTCACCAGAAAGCAAAATTTACAGAGATCATTCACAAAAGCTATTCAAATCTTCCCCGCCAGGTGGCTGTGACATTTACCAGGCACCTAGTTTGTTCTTACTTTGCccatttttccacatttgtttAAATACTATACATTGAGATGCTTCTAATTTGTAGCACTTATGAAAGACTGACAGAAGAAACAGTCAATCCGATTATAAGTTTGTAGCTGCAGCGTGAcatttgtcatttgtgaatAATGTAAACTTTGaccgtttttctttttctttttacaaccgacaaaaaaaatctgaagttataacacgtgtgtgttttcacacaggACAACCATCTATTAAAAAATGCAAAAGTGTcaaaaggaagagagaggaggctcAGGAAATAGCTGATCTTGATGTCAGCAACATCATTTCCACATCAGGTAACTATTTGTCTCCgttttttgtttgttaccaCCTTCTGCTTTTAGTATTACTAAGTAACAAAGCAAGGTTTCTTACAATAATTCACTGGCCAAATTTAGAAATAATCAACTGAAAATCTTATTTTGGATAAACCCACACTTTGCATTAAATGCAGTTCTGTAGCTAGAATTCACACGATTCAAAAATCTGAGCAAAATGTTAGTGGAGGAAGATTAACCATGAGCATTTGTGAAAATTCCATTTCTTTATTGTTCATTGTGCACATTTAGTTCAGTTTGTACAAGAAAAGCCAGTTGGTGTGACACAATCAATATTGATTATAGAAAATGTGAATGTGGATCTAACATAATTAGCACTATAAATAGGCTTTTAAGATAAGACTTTGCATTATTATACTGTCCCTTGGTCAAATGAACAACTTTAgatgttttctgttcctctcaTGGGAAACTTACATGTATCACACATGCTGCATACACTATATACTGTGATCTATTTGTACCAGATAATGCACAGAACACTTACAGCAATGGTGTTATTCAATAAGTTTTGAAGTGACTTAATCGCTAGATTGTTTATCACTTTATTGCGCattcaaaataagaaaatattgatTAACGATAACCGGTTGTGTGGATACTTCTCTCAGGTCGTCCAAAACGCAGAGGAGCCTCAGTGAGGTGGGAAGGTCACGACTCTCCGTCCTCTACGTATAAGCGCACTCTGAACTCCGCCTCTGATAGTGATGaagaaaacagaacacacaaggTGCACAGACGAGCCACAGACTGGACCAACCTGCAGGGGATCGTCAGTGATGATGCAGACAGTGACTGACAAGGGTCACTTCCTGTTCTAAGGACATTACGCTTTTCTCTGTACAAGTTGGTTTTTGATCTTTATGAATTACTTAGTTATTGTTTCTTATTGAGGGGCgacatggtggtgcagtggtcaCCAGCCTCCCAGCAAGAATGTTTGCCTTCATGTGGTCTCCCCGTGTCTGAGTGGGTTTTCTgcaggtactccagcttcctagcagagtccaaacacatgcacactggtGTTAGGTGAATTGGAGACTCTTATTGACTGTTGGTGTAAATATGAACAAATGGTTCTTATGTCATGTGATGCCCCCCCCGCTCCCAGTTAAGTGATGATGCATACTTTTTCATGTTCatatattttcaatttctaataaaatatttcaaatgataTTGTGTTCTTGTGGAATAACCATTTATTTTAACCTGTTGACACATAGATAAAACTGATTTCCTTTTTCTAACAGGAGGTGATATTCTGTATAAAACAGCTAAAGACGTGCACGATATTAATAACAGGCACAAGACAACACAGTAATAAACTTAGTCCGGAATCTTCGCAGCGTTTCATCCCCGGAACTATTGTGAGCAGGCTCTCGGATTCACGGACTATTTCGTAGACGGACCGGTCCCACGGGCTAATGTGTCCGCCAGCACTCCTGCAGGTATCTACTTATAAATACGCTAAAACAATGTTATTGCGGGCGTTTGCGTTTGTTAAATATCTTAATGAAGTAATGAGTGAGTGTTGATGTTCTTAATCAGAGATCGTCACTGGATCCTGATAAGAACTCCATGTGACCCTCAATCTCCTGCGAGAGCACTGAGCTATCTCAGTCATTAAGCTGAGTTAAAAACGCTTGCATTGCATTAAATTGTCTACGTTTCCATGTTAGTATCCAAGGAGCTTTTACATAAGCTGTGAATAGAGAGAGCATAGATGGTAGATTGGTATTTCACGGTTCATGTTTCTACTGGTTTTACATTATTACCGTATTATAGTATTTATTGCAGTGGTGGATGTAGGATCTTTTTATATTTGGGGGCCAATATGTCCAACATCtgtgcacaattcctgattcagtaataTGCACGTTTTAAACATTCATTGtttcattgaatatatttagaaaagtgttccttgttcaagcacattgttttcttcacaaaagaaaataaacaaattgtcatatttgttgttagttttgttagtgagttttttttttagactactgacaggacagaggCACTTCAGTGTCCAGTCAGATTTTCCACCCCTGGATCCGGCCCTGCCTTGTTGTCAGTATTAGTATTTTCTCGGATGTCACATTTACTCAGACCTTACACGACACGTTTCACACAGGAATGGATGATGACACACCAGACGAGGTCCTTGCCGAGCTGAGGTCCAGGCCCATTGGAGGATGGGGTGTCGCACAGATAGCTGCTGGCACTGGGCTGGCTGTGTACGCGATGTGGGTGGTAATCGTCCAGCCAGGTTTTAGAAAAGTCCCTCTGAGGCTGCAGGTAAGATCAACATCTTCGTAACACTTTGAATGATTGCTAATGTAACTCTGCTTGTTCCGATTGTACCTTGTTAAACATTATTCTAAAATGCCTCCAGGTTCCCTACATCCCAGCCAGCAAAGCTCAAGTAGATAATGTCATGACACTGGTGAGAGGTCGAAAGGGAGGCCTGGTGGATTTGGGATCTGGTGACGGTCGCATTGTGAGTACAATCAGGATGTGTGAGATCCTTTTGTCTTGCACTGGTGAACCATAGGTTTTTGACTGTGGTCATTTTTAAAACTTCAGGTCTTGGAAGCCCATCGGCAGGGTTTCACTCCTGCTGTTGGTTATGAGCTCAACCCTTGGCTTGTTCAATTCGCCCGCTTTCATGCATGGAGAGCAGGCCATCATGAAAATGTATCATATCGGCGGGAAGATCTCTGGAAGGTTTGACATTTTTCACTTGAGTTGCAGCATTTGTAACAATCCTGTGCAAATTTGTATGTTACACTAGCCACCATTGAATGACAACAATTCACTGTATTACTTTGTGGTCTTGACAACATTGTAAAGTATTATTGAACAATATGATAGTTTGAGAGGAAACGTTCTCATGCCCAGAAGTAGACGATAACAAGAATGACACAATCAGCAGCCCTCCATCTAAAGCAAAGATTGACATGAAAACTATCTTTATGAACAAGGAACATGACATTTTACAAGCTACATGAATACTTAATCGTTATGTTTTTTCTAATGtgattattatatttatgtgaAGACAGATtcttaataaaaaatgaatggtAAATGTTTACTTCCTGCATTGTATCTCTTC is a window from the Hippoglossus hippoglossus isolate fHipHip1 chromosome 8, fHipHip1.pri, whole genome shotgun sequence genome containing:
- the hirip3 gene encoding HIRA-interacting protein 3 isoform X1, with protein sequence MMVSEKVTERIRRFVCDQLRNQPDLSTLTLGILKKRYLVLVGLESLSPEDRNYMKQVVEEELSKMQEIDENGVEPETEKPHNKRKREKENDDDEEESGIEDEDESTAKKSRRQINSESEDNEGHKTGSEGSAEEENKKSGSEDAEQEVEKSQLKKSGNLKRKREGEDSPVEDVSESGGSDSEGPKDIGIKKENSTKNTQGSSSTSPGKKTPQSDEENETDTERKSERSDQINESSDDSEKKEKVPVKKENNQDSDSSALTSLDDDQETGRKKNDDDKKTVKKDEKTSGEKDEHKQVVRLKRYISLCGVKRNYKKLLDDCHSVPSMVAVLKKELDDLGVQGQPSIKKCKSVKRKREEAQEIADLDVSNIISTSGRPKRRGASVRWEGHDSPSSTYKRTLNSASDSDEENRTHKVHRRATDWTNLQGIVSDDADSD
- the kctd13 gene encoding BTB/POZ domain-containing adapter for CUL3-mediated RhoA degradation protein 1 isoform X2, whose protein sequence is MSAEASVGSHAADSAQFDVSQPACHSTDEHRSRGLLGSKYVKLNVGGSLHYTTVQTLSKEDSLLRSICNGGTEVNIDSEGWVILDRCGRHFGLVLNFLRDGSVPLPEDHKELDEILKEAQYYRVQGLVQHCLTAMQKQKDVFESVCRIPMITSAKEEQRMIATCRKPVVKLQNNRGNNKYSYTSNSDDNLLKNIELFDKLVLRFNGRVLFVKDVLGDEICCWSFYGEGRKIAEVCCTSIVYATEKKQTKVEFPEARIFEETLNILIYENGRGTGPGGLHLLDSRGSGSSLGAGQSEEEGAVGGERRVRRIHVRRHIMHDERGPGQQTVYKD
- the antkmt gene encoding adenine nucleotide translocase lysine N-methyltransferase isoform X2, with product MDDDTPDEVLAELRSRPIGGWGVAQIAAGTGLAVYAMWVVIVQPGFRKVPLRLQVPYIPASKAQVDNVMTLVRGRKGGLVDLGSGDGRIVLEAHRQGFTPAVGYELNPWLVQFARFHAWRAGHHENVSYRREDLWKVDLTECKNITVFLAPSVEKLQAELSDDALVVAGRFPLPDWKPCRIEGQGVDRAWAYSMKAQRQHALRKNDNLTVMDSDTVTN
- the kctd13 gene encoding BTB/POZ domain-containing adapter for CUL3-mediated RhoA degradation protein 1 isoform X3 translates to MSAEASVGSHAADSAQFDVSQPACHSTDEHRSRGLLGSKYVKLNVGGSLHYTTVQTLSKEDSLLRSICNGGTEVNIDSEGWVILDRCGRHFGLVLNFLRDGSVPLPEDHKELDEILKEAQYYRVQGLVQHCLTAMQQKDVFESVCRIPMITSAKEEQRMIATCRKPVVKLQNNRGNNKYSYTSNSDDNLLKNIELFDKLVLRFNGRVLFVKDVLGDEICCWSFYGEGRKIAEVCCTSIVYATEKKQTKVEFPEARIFEETLNILIYENGRGTGPGGLHLLDSRGSGSSLGAGQSEEEGAVGGERRVRRIHVRRHIMHDERGPGQQTVYKD
- the antkmt gene encoding adenine nucleotide translocase lysine N-methyltransferase isoform X1 is translated as MDDDTPDEVLAELRSRPIGGWGVAQIAAGTGLAVYAMWVVIVQPGFRKVPLRLQVPYIPASKAQVDNVMTLVRGRKGGLVDLGSGDGRIVLEAHRQGFTPAVGYELNPWLVQFARFHAWRAGHHENVSYRREDLWKVDLTECKNITVFLAPSVLSLLQEKLQAELSDDALVVAGRFPLPDWKPCRIEGQGVDRAWAYSMKAQRQHALRKNDNLTVMDSDTVTN
- the hirip3 gene encoding HIRA-interacting protein 3 isoform X2, with translation MMVSEKVTERIRSTLTLGILKKRYLVLVGLESLSPEDRNYMKQVVEEELSKMQEIDENGVEPETEKPHNKRKREKENDDDEEESGIEDEDESTAKKSRRQINSESEDNEGHKTGSEGSAEEENKKSGSEDAEQEVEKSQLKKSGNLKRKREGEDSPVEDVSESGGSDSEGPKDIGIKKENSTKNTQGSSSTSPGKKTPQSDEENETDTERKSERSDQINESSDDSEKKEKVPVKKENNQDSDSSALTSLDDDQETGRKKNDDDKKTVKKDEKTSGEKDEHKQVVRLKRYISLCGVKRNYKKLLDDCHSVPSMVAVLKKELDDLGVQGQPSIKKCKSVKRKREEAQEIADLDVSNIISTSGRPKRRGASVRWEGHDSPSSTYKRTLNSASDSDEENRTHKVHRRATDWTNLQGIVSDDADSD
- the kctd13 gene encoding BTB/POZ domain-containing adapter for CUL3-mediated RhoA degradation protein 1 isoform X1, whose translation is MSAEASVGSHAADSAQFDVSQPACHSTDEHRSRGLLGSKYVKLNVGGSLHYTTVQTLSKEDSLLRSICNGGTEVNIDSEGWVILDRCGRHFGLVLNFLRDGSVPLPEDHKELDEILKEAQYYRVQGLVQHCLTAMQKQKDVFESVCRIPMITSAKEEQRMIATCRKPVVKLQNNRGNNKYSYTSNSDDNLLKNIELFDKLVLRFNGRVLFVKDVLGDEICCWSFYGEGRKIAEVCCTSIVYATEKKQTKVEFPEARIFEETLNILIYENGRGTGPGGLHLLDSRGSGSSLGAGQSEEEGAVGGERRVRRIHVRRHIMHDERGPGQQTVYKD